A stretch of Nonomuraea africana DNA encodes these proteins:
- a CDS encoding AraC family transcriptional regulator yields MTHDWSRYWRSPDRPLEAMHAHFVRHVYHRHSHDTYSFGVTEDGAQAFKCRGSAHTSAAGMVMAFNPDDPHDGHAADQLGFTYRILHIGTELVADALEDTTGRRTGLPLFAEPVLDDPLLARSLHALHLALLGGASALRRDELLRATLAAMARRGSRSFGSVDARRPAAGGTALIAERVRSRLNDSHLDDLTATDLAESAGCSRFTVYRAFHAVYGMAPSDYQRQLRLRTARRLIAEGLPLGEVAARAGFADQSHLTRWFTRTYGVTPGAYREAAHPEPFREVTGGG; encoded by the coding sequence GTGACGCATGACTGGTCCCGCTACTGGCGCTCTCCCGACAGGCCGTTGGAAGCCATGCACGCCCACTTCGTGCGCCACGTCTACCACCGCCACAGCCACGACACCTACAGCTTCGGCGTCACCGAGGACGGCGCCCAGGCCTTCAAGTGCAGGGGCTCGGCGCACACCAGCGCCGCGGGCATGGTCATGGCGTTCAACCCCGACGACCCGCACGACGGACACGCCGCCGACCAGCTCGGGTTCACCTACCGGATCCTCCACATCGGCACGGAGCTGGTGGCCGACGCGTTGGAGGACACCACGGGCCGCCGTACCGGGCTTCCCCTCTTCGCCGAACCCGTCCTCGACGATCCGCTGCTCGCCCGGTCACTGCACGCCCTCCACCTCGCCCTGCTCGGTGGCGCCTCGGCCCTCCGCCGCGACGAGCTGCTCAGGGCGACGCTCGCGGCGATGGCACGCAGGGGCAGCAGGTCTTTCGGCTCCGTGGACGCCCGCCGTCCGGCTGCCGGCGGCACCGCGCTGATCGCCGAACGGGTAAGGAGCCGCCTGAACGACTCCCACCTCGACGACCTCACCGCCACCGACCTGGCGGAGTCGGCGGGATGCAGCCGTTTCACCGTCTACCGGGCCTTCCACGCCGTGTACGGGATGGCCCCGAGCGACTACCAACGCCAGCTCAGACTCCGTACGGCCCGCCGCCTGATCGCCGAGGGTCTCCCGTTGGGGGAGGTCGCGGCGCGGGCGGGTTTCGCCGACCAGAGCCACCTGACCCGCTGGTTCACGCGAACGTACGGCGTCACTCCCGGCGCCTACCGAGAAGCCGCCCATCCGGAACCCTTTCGCGAGGTCACCGGAGGCGGATGA